The following nucleotide sequence is from Agromyces sp. SYSU T00194.
GCCCCGTGACCTGGCGCGCCATGCGCACCGCGTACTCGTTCGCATCCGCCCCGCCGTTGGTGAAGAACACCTTGTCGAGGTCGCTCGGCGCCACCTCGGCGATGCGCCGGGCGAGCTCGCCGCGCACGTCGTTCGCCATCGACGGCTGGATCGTCGCGAGCCGGCCCGCCTGCTGCTGGATCGCGACGACGAGGTCGGGGTGCTGGTGCCCGAGGTTCAGGTTCACCAGCTGGCTCGAGAAGTCGAGGTACGCGTTGCCCGCGTAGTCGCGGAACGTCGACCCCTCGCCCGACGCGATGGGCAGCGGGTCGATCAGCGCCTGCGCGCTCCAGGAGTGGAACACGTGCCCGCGGTCGTCGGCGCGCACGCGCGCGTCGGCCTCGCGGTCGGGCAGCGGATGCACAGAGCCGTCGCGCCGGGTGTAGGTCGCGCCCGGGGCATCCGTCGTCTCAGGGGCATCCGTCGCCGTCATCGTGTCGGTCATGTGGGTCTCCGTCCATGGAGTGCGGTCACTTTTCAGGAGTGCCCGGGGAGGTGGTGGTGAGATGTTGCTGGTGGGGCGATCGAGTGCAGCAATGGTGCAGGTTCCGGATGCTCCGTGCAGCAACTCGCCACGCAGCCCGGCCCGGCTCCTGAAAAGCGCCGCCCTCGTGAGCGTCAGTGGTTGCTGGGGAAGCCCAGGTCGACCTGCGAGGGGGTGTGGTCGGGCCAGCGCGTGGTCACGACCTTGGAGCGGGTGTAGAAGTGCACCGACTCGGGGCCGTAGATGTGGGCGTCGCCGAACAGCGAGTCCTTCCAGCCGCCGAACGAGTACGCGCCGATCGGCACCGGGATCGGCACGTTCACGCCGACCATGCCGACCTCGATGTCGAACTCGAACTGGCGCGAGGTGCCGCCGTCGCGGGTGAAGATCGCGACGCCGTTGCCGTAGCGGTTGGCGTTCACGAGCGCGACGGCCTCGTCGTAGGTGTCGACGCGCACGACCGACAGCACCGGGCCGAAGATCTCGTCGTCGTAGGCCTTCATGCCGGGCCGCACGTGGTCGAGCAGGCTCACGCCGATGAAGAACCCGTCGCCGTCGAAGGCCTTCGTGGTGCCATCGACGACGACGGTCGCGCCCTCGGCGGTTGCGCCGGTGACGTAGGAGGCGACACGGTCGCGGTGCTCGCGCGTGATGAGGGGGCCCATCTCGCTCGCGGCATCCGTGCCGGCGCCGATCGTGAGGTCGTCGATGCGGCGGGCGATGCCGGCGACCAGCTCGTCGGCGACGTCGCCGACCGCGACGAGCACCGAGACGGCCATGCACCGCTCGCCGGCCGAGCCGTACGCGGCCGAGACGGCGGCGTCGGCCGCCGCGTCGACGTCGGCGTCGGGCATGACGACCATGTGGTTCTTCGCGCCGCCGAGGGCCTGCACGCGCTTGCCGGCGGCGGATGCCCGCTGGTAGATCGTGCGCGCGATCGGCGTCGAGCCGACGAAGCTGACCGCGTCGACGTCGGGGGAGTCGAGGATCGCGTCGACCGCGACCTTGTCGCCGTGCACGACGTTCAGCACGCCGGCAGGCAGTCCCGCCTCCTCGAACAGCTCGGCGAGCAGCATCGACGCGCTCGGGTCCTTCTCGCTCGGCTTCAGCACGACCGTGTTGCCGCAGGCGATGGCGGATGCCACCATCCACAGCGGCACCATGACGGGGAAGTTGAACGGGGTGATCGCGCCGACCACGCCCACGGGCTGCTTCACCGAGTGCACGTCGACACCGCCCGCGACCTGCTCGCTGCGCTCGCCCTTCAGCAGGTGCACGAGGCCGGCCGCGAACTCCACGTTCTCGATGCCGCGGCTGATCTCGCCCGCGGCATCCGACAGCACCTTGCCGTGCTCGCTCGTGACGACGGCGGCGATCTCGGGCGTGCGCTCCTTGAGCAGCTGGCGCAGGCGGAAGAACACGTCGGCGCGCTTGATCAGGCTCGTCGCGCGCCACGCGGGCAGGGCTGCACGGGCGGCGGCGATCGCGCCTGCGACCTCGGCATCGCTCGCGAGCGCGACCTCGTGCTGCACCTGGCCGGTGGCCGGGTCGTAGACGGGTGCGCGGCGCTCGGCTGCGCCGGTCTCGGTGCCGTTGATGCGGTGTCGGATGAGGCTCACGGATGCTCCTGGCTGGTGTTCACGCGCCGGCGCCCGGACATTCTGCCCGGGCGCCGTCTAAGCTGGTTCATCAATACTTACAGAGCCGGAGCGTGGTTCAGGATGCCAGAACGTCGGGAAGATCCGAGGTCCCGCACAGAACGTCCGGGCCCGGCGGCGGTCGGTCACGGGGTGCTGCCGACCGTCGGCGAGCTGCTCGCGCTGCCCGCCCTCGTGGAGGGCATGCCGGAGGTGCTCGTCGGCGAGCAGGCGCTCGAGGCGCCCGTGCGCTGGGTGCACGTGTCCGACTCGGCCGGCGTCGCCCGGCTGCTGGAGGGCGGCGAGCTGCTGCTGTCGACCGGTTCGGGCTGGCCCGAGGAGCCGATCGAGCTGTCGACGTTCATCGCGGGGCTGGTCGAGGCCGGGCTCTCGGGCCTCGTGCTCGAGCTCGGCAGCCACTTCCACTACGTGCCGGCGGTCGTCGTGCAGGCGGCCGCCACCCACGGGCTCGCGCTCGTCGCGCTGCACCGCGAGGTGAAGTTCGTCGCGGTCACGCAGGCGGTGCACAGCCGCATCATCTCGGAGCAGACCAGCGCGCTGCGCGCGCTCGACGAGCTGCACGAGCTGTTCACGTCGCTGAGCCTGCGCGGCTCGCCCGCCGACTACATCGTGCGCCAGCTCGGGCACGCGCTGCGCTCGACCGTGGTGCTGGAGAACCTCGCGCACGAGGTCGTCGCGCTCGAGCTCGGCGGCGAGTCGGAGGAGGACGTGCTCACCCGGTGGGAGCCGCGGTCGCGGCTCGCGCACCGCGCGACCGAGCAGCGCTCGGCGCTCGGGCAGGCGGCGCGCTCGCCGGAGGACTGGCTCATCGTGCCGGTCGAGGCGCGCGGCATCCGCTGGGGCTCGCTCGTGGCGCTGCCGGGGCCGCCGCATCCCGCGGGGCGTGCGAACGTGCTCGAGCAGGGGGCGATCGCGCTCGCGTTCGGGCGGCTCGGCGACGCGGCCCGCGACACCGACGAATGGACCCGGCTCGGCCAGCAGCGCCTCGTCGACGAACTGCTGGAGGGGCGGTTCGGCGGGCAGGGCGCCGCGTCGGCGCGGGTCGATGCCGCGGGGCTCCCCGTCGAGGGGCGCACGCTGGTGGGGCTCGCCGTGACGGGGGCCGGCCGGGCGGCGCCCGCGGTCGTGGCGGCCGCCCGCGAGCAGGGCGCGGCGGCGATCGGCGCCGTGCGCGGTGACACGACGATCGCGATGCTCTCGCTCCCCGGTGCGACCCGGTTCGACGACCAGGTGGCGGGCCGGTTCGCCCGTGACCTGGCCCGCCTCGCGGGCGCCGAGCCCGAGCGCGTGGTCGTGCACGTCGGCGGCGCGGCGCACGACCTGCCGTCGCTGCTCACGGCCGTGCAGGAGGCGATCGAGCTCTCCCGCTCGCGCCCGACCCGCCAGCGCGGCCCGCTCGTCAAGCGCGTCGACGACCGACCGCTCGCGCGCCTCGTGACGGCGCTGCGCGACGACCATCGGCTGCAGGAGCACTCCGAGCGCATGCTCGCGCCGCTCATCGAGTACGACCTGCAGCGCGGCGGCGACCTGCTGGCGGTGCTCGGCGCGGCGCTGGCGCATCCGGGCAACCGCACCGCCGCGGCATCCGCCTCGCACCTGTCGCGCTCGGTGTTCTACCAGCGCATCGCGCTGATCTCCGACCTGCTGGGCGCCGACCTCGACGACGGCGAGACGCTGACGGCGCTGCACCTCGCCCTGCTCGCGCGGCAGGCCGGCACGGGTCGCTGAGCGCCGCGCCCGCCGTTCCGGTTACTTGCTATTGACAAGCGTGCTTGCGAAGAGCAAGCCGTGCGTGTCGGCGATCCGGCCGACCGGTCCA
It contains:
- a CDS encoding PucR family transcriptional regulator, with product MLPTVGELLALPALVEGMPEVLVGEQALEAPVRWVHVSDSAGVARLLEGGELLLSTGSGWPEEPIELSTFIAGLVEAGLSGLVLELGSHFHYVPAVVVQAAATHGLALVALHREVKFVAVTQAVHSRIISEQTSALRALDELHELFTSLSLRGSPADYIVRQLGHALRSTVVLENLAHEVVALELGGESEEDVLTRWEPRSRLAHRATEQRSALGQAARSPEDWLIVPVEARGIRWGSLVALPGPPHPAGRANVLEQGAIALAFGRLGDAARDTDEWTRLGQQRLVDELLEGRFGGQGAASARVDAAGLPVEGRTLVGLAVTGAGRAAPAVVAAAREQGAAAIGAVRGDTTIAMLSLPGATRFDDQVAGRFARDLARLAGAEPERVVVHVGGAAHDLPSLLTAVQEAIELSRSRPTRQRGPLVKRVDDRPLARLVTALRDDHRLQEHSERMLAPLIEYDLQRGGDLLAVLGAALAHPGNRTAAASASHLSRSVFYQRIALISDLLGADLDDGETLTALHLALLARQAGTGR
- a CDS encoding CoA-acylating methylmalonate-semialdehyde dehydrogenase codes for the protein MSLIRHRINGTETGAAERRAPVYDPATGQVQHEVALASDAEVAGAIAAARAALPAWRATSLIKRADVFFRLRQLLKERTPEIAAVVTSEHGKVLSDAAGEISRGIENVEFAAGLVHLLKGERSEQVAGGVDVHSVKQPVGVVGAITPFNFPVMVPLWMVASAIACGNTVVLKPSEKDPSASMLLAELFEEAGLPAGVLNVVHGDKVAVDAILDSPDVDAVSFVGSTPIARTIYQRASAAGKRVQALGGAKNHMVVMPDADVDAAADAAVSAAYGSAGERCMAVSVLVAVGDVADELVAGIARRIDDLTIGAGTDAASEMGPLITREHRDRVASYVTGATAEGATVVVDGTTKAFDGDGFFIGVSLLDHVRPGMKAYDDEIFGPVLSVVRVDTYDEAVALVNANRYGNGVAIFTRDGGTSRQFEFDIEVGMVGVNVPIPVPIGAYSFGGWKDSLFGDAHIYGPESVHFYTRSKVVTTRWPDHTPSQVDLGFPSNH